DNA from Rhizobacter sp. J219:
GAGAAAGCAATGCAACTGAACCCCGCTGAAATTTCCGAGCTGATCAAGAGCCGCATCGAAGGCCTGGCTGGCTCGACCGACATTCGCAACCAGGGCACCGTCGTCTCGGTGACCGACGGCATCGTCCGAATCCACGGCCTGTCCGATGTGATGCAGGGCGAAATGCTCGAATTCACCGCCGGCTCCGATGGCCAGCCGACCTATGGCCTCGCCCTGAACCTCGAGCGCGACTCCGTCGGCGCCGTGATCCTGGGCGAGTACGAGCACATCTCGGAGGGCGACACGGTCAAGTGCACCGGCCGCATTCTCGAAGTGCCGATCGGTCCCGAACTCAAGGGCCGCGTGGTCAACGCCCTCGGTCAGCCGATCGACGGCAAGGGCCCGATCAACGCCAAGCTGACCGCCCCGATCGAAAAGATCGCCCCGGGCGTGATCGCGCGTAAGTCGGTCGACCAGCCGATGCAGACCGGTCTCAAGTCCATCGACTCGATGGTGCCCATCGGCCGTGGCCAGCGCGAACTGATCATCGGCGACCGCCAGACCGGCAAGACCGCGGTGGCGATCGACACGATCATCAACCAGAAGGGTCAGAACATGACCTGCATCTACGTCGCGATCGGCCAGAAAGCCTCGTCGATCAAGAACGTGGTGCGCGCGCTCGAAGCCAACGGCGCGATGGAGTACACCATCGTCGTCGCCGCCTCGGCCGCCGAATCGGCCGCCATGCAGTACGTGTCGGCCTACTCGGGCTGCACGATGGGTGAGTACTTCCGCGACCGCGGCGAAGACGCGCTGATCGTGTACGACGACCTGTCCAAGCAGGCCGTGGCCTACCGCCAGGTGTCGCTGCTGCTGCGCCGCCCGCCGGGCCGCGAAGCCTACCCTGGTGACGTGTTCTATCTCCACAGCCGCCTGCTGGAGCGTGCCGCCCGCGTGAACGCCGACTACGTCGAAGCCTTCACCAAGGGTGAAGTCAAGGGCAAGACCGGTTCGCTGACCGCGCTGCCCATCATCGAGACGCAAGCCGGTGACGTGTCGGCCTTCGTGCCGACCAACGTGATCTCGATCACCGACGGCCAGATCTTCCTCGAGACCTCGCTGTTCAACGCCGGCATCCGTCCCGCCATCAACGCCGGTATCTCGGTGTCGCGCGTGGGCTCGGCGGCACAGACCGACGTCGTCAAGCGTCAGTCGGGCGGTATCCGTACCAACCTCGCCCAGTACCGCGAGCTGGCCGCATTCGCGCAGTTCGCCTCCGACCTGGACGAAGCCACCCGCAAGCAGCTCGACCGCGGTGCCCGCGTGACCGAACTGCTGAAGCAGCCCCAGTACTCGCCGCTGCCCATCAGCCTGATGTCGGCCACGCTCTTTGCCGTGAACGAGAACTTCATGGACGACATCGACGTCAAGAAGGTCCTCGCCTTCGAAGCGGGCCTGCACCAGTTCCTGAAGACCAGCCACGCCGGCCTGCTGAAGAAGATCGAAGACACCAAGAAGCTCGACGACGAGTCGAAGGCCGAACTGAAGAACGCCATCGGCGCCTTCAAGAAGTCCTTCGCCTGAAGCCGAAGCCCTGAAGGTCTGAACACAGGAGCTCCGCATGGCAGCAGGCAAGGAAATACGCGGCAAGATCAAATCGGTGGAGAACACCAAGAAGATCACCAAGGCCATGGAGATGGTTGCCGCCTCCAAGATGCGCAAGGCGCAGGACCGCATGCGCCATGCGCGTCCGTACGCCGAGAAGGTGCGCAGTCTGGCGGCCAACCTTTCTCAGGCCACGCCCGAGTACAAGCATCCGTTCATGGTGAAGAACGACGGCGCCAAAACCGCCGGCTTCATCGTCGTCACCACCGACAAGGGCCTGTGCGGCGGCTTGAACACCAACGTGCTGCGTGCCGTCACCGGCAAGCTGCGCGAGCTGGAAACGGCCGGTCAGAAGAGCGAGGTCGTGGCGATTGGCAACAAGGGCCTGGGCTTTCTCAACCGCATCGGCGCCAAGGTGGTGTCGCAGGTCACGCAGCTGGGCGACCAGCCGCACCTCGACAAGCTGATCGGCCCGGTGAAGGTGCTGCTCGACGCGTACGCCGAAGGCAAGCTCTCTGCCGTGTACCTCTGCTACACCCGCTTCATCAACACGATGAAGCAGGAGCCGGTGGTGCAGCAGCTGCTGCCGCTCTCGGCCGAGAGCATGGCGGTCGACAAGGGCAGCCATGGTTGGGACTATCTCTACGAGCCCGATGCCGCCACGGTGATCGACGAGCTGCTCGTGCGCTACACCGAAGCCCTGGTCTACCAGGCCGTGGCCGAGAACATGGCCTCGGAGCAGTCGGCGCGCATGGTCGCGATGAAGTCCGCCACCGACAACGCCGGTAACGTGATTGCCGAGCTGAAGCTGGTCTACAACAAGACCCGCCAGGCGGCGATCACCAAAGAACTGTCCGAGATCGTTGCTGGCGCAGCGGCGGTCTAACGCAAAAGATTTTCTAGATCCAAAGGAAAGAACATGGCTTCGGTTGCAGCAGAAGGCAAGATTGTTCAGTGCATCGGCGCGGTGGTGGACGTGGAGTTCCCCCGCAACGCGATGCCCAAGGTGTACGACGCCCTGAAGCTCGAGGGCTCGGCGCTGACGCTCGAAGTCCAGCAGCAGCTGGGCGACGGCGTGGTGCGCACGATTGCACTGGGTTCGTCCGACGGCCTGCGCCGCGGCCTGACCGTCTCCAACACCGGCAAGCCGATCATGGTGCCGGTGGGCCCGGCCACCCTTGGCCGCATCATGGACGTGCTGGGCACGCCGATCGACGAGCGTGGCCCCGTGAGCCAGGAGCTCACCGCCTCCATCCACCGCAAGCCGCCCGCGTATGACGAGCTGAGCCCCTCGCAGGACCTGCTCGAAACCGGCATCAAGGTGATCGACCTGGTTTGCCCGTTCGCCAAGGGCGGCAAGGTGGGCCTGTTCGGCGGCGCCGGCGTGGGCAAGACCGTGAACATGATGGAACTCATCAACAACATCGCCAAGGCCCACTCGGGTCTGTCGGTGTTCGCGGGTGTGGGCGAGCGTACCCGCGAGGGCAACGACTTCTATCACGAGATGTCCGACTCCAAGGTCGTCGACCAGGAGAACCTCGCGAACTCCAAGGTCGCGATGGTGTACGGCCAGATGAACGAACCCCCGGGCAACCGCCTGCGCGTGGCCCTGACCGGCCTGACCATCGCCGAGTCGTTCCGCGACGAAGGCCGTGACGTGCTGTTCTTCGTCGACAACATCTACCGCTACACGCTGGCCGGTACCGAAGTGTCGGCACTGCTGGGCCGCATGCCCTCCGCCGTGGGCTACCAGCCGACGCTGGCCGAAGAAATGGGCCGCCTGCAGGAGCGCATCACCTCGACCAAGGTCGGCTCGATCACCTCGATCCAGGCCGTGTACGTGCCCGCGGACGACCTGACCGACCCGTCGCCTGCCACCACCTTCGCCCACCTGGACTCGACCGTGGTGCTGTCGCGTGACATCGCGTCGCTCGGCATCTACCCCGCCGTGGACCCGCTCGACTCGACGTCGCGCCAGCTGGACCCCAACGTCGTCGGCGAAGAGCACTACACCGTGGCTCGCGCCGTCCAGGGCACGCTGCAGCGCTACAAGGAACTGCGCGACATCATCGCGATTCTGGGCATGGACGAACTCGCCCCGGAAGACAAGCTGGCCGTGGCCCGCGCCCGCAAGATCCAGCGTTTCCTGTCGCAGCCCTTCCACGTGGCCGAAGTGTTCACCGGCTCGCCCGGCAAGTACGTGCCGCTGAAGGAAACCATCCGCGGCTTCAAGATGATCGTGAACGGCGAGTGCGACTCGCTGCCCGAGCAGGCCTTCTACATGGTCGGCACCATCGACGAAGCCATCGAGAAGGCGAAGAAGATCCAGTAAGCCCTGCGCTTGCCGGACCTCTCTCAACCTTTAAGGACACCACATGGCAACCCTGCACGTAGACGTCGTCTCCGCCGAAGAGAGCATCTTCTCCGGCGAGGCGAAGTTCGTCGCCCTGCCGGGTGAACTGGGCGAGCTCGGGATCTACCCGCGCCACACGCCCCTGATCACCCGCATCAAGCCGGGCGCGGTGCGCATCGAGCGCGCCGACAACGGCCAGGAAGAGTTCGTGTTCGTCGCCGGCGGCATTCTCGAAGTGCAACCGGGCACGGTCACCGTGCTCGCCGACACCGCCATCCGCGGCAAGGACCTCGACGAAGCCAAGGCCACCGAAGCGAAGAAGCTCGCCGAAGAAGCGTTGAAGAACGCCAAGAGCGACCTCGACCTCGCCAAGGCCCAGAACGAACTGGTGGCGCTCGCCGCCCAGATCGCCGCACTGCGCAAGTTCCGCAAGAAATAACCAGAACCCTATTCCAGGCGATCCGTATCGCCTGCGACATCGGCCCGCACTGTTCGCAGCTGCGGGCTTTTTTCTTTTGGGTCGTCTCAGGCCCGCGTGAGGCCGAGGCGCCGACGGATGCGCGACAGCGCCACGTTGGTGATGCCCAGGTGGCTGGCCACATGGTGCAGCGGCAAACGCGCCGCCAGCGCGGGGCGCTCGCGCAGGAAACGGGCGTAGCGGCTGGCCGCGTCCTCGGACAGGAGTTCGGCTTCGCGAGCGACCTGCTCCGAGAACGTCCAGCCCATGGCCTCGGCATGGACCGACTCGATCGCCGGGAACCGCGCAATGACGTCTTGCAGCGCCTCGTAGGACAGCTCCCGCAATTCGGTCGCTTCCAGCGCCTCGATTGCATAGGGGCTGGGGGCGCTGCGTGGCGGCATGCCGCTGCCAACCCAGGCTCCTTCGGCGTGGAAGGACTTGTTGCGCTCCAGTCCGTCCGGGCTCAGGAAGTAGAAGCGCACCAGGCCTTGGGCGATCCACCACACATGCCGCGCCGGCTCGCCAATGCGAAGCAGGGTCTCTCCGGCTTTCAGCCGGCGCTGCGGCAGCGACTGCCAGTGTCTGGTCAGCGCGGGGTCCGCTGCGATCACACGCGCGAGTGCTTCAGGCAGGCAGGCAACGCAATCGGCAGGGCGGGAATGAACCATGGTTAATGCGCCGGCGCCGCCGCGCGACGAGCATGCCGGCATCAACCGCAATGGAGCTCTGGATGGCCGGACATGATAACGATTGGAACCACGCGCACCTGCTCGCGCTCGTGTGGACGCCCGCCTACGCGGCGGCCACCATGACGGCCGGCTGGGGCGGCACCGCCATTCTGGCCGTGCACCTGTTCCTGACCCTCGGGTGGTTTGCTGCCTTCGAGCGGTGGCGCCCCCACCGCCCGCTCTGGCGCAGCACGACCGCCGACGTGCAGCGAGACGCATCCTTCCTCGGCATGAACGCCCTCGCTGACGGCCTGGCGGGCGTCGCACTCGCCGCCGCGACGTTGAAGCTCGCCGGCAGGGGGCCCGCCGCCGACCTGCCGCTCTGGGCCGCCGCCCCGCTGGCCGTGCTCGTGGCCGAGTTCGGCGCCTACTGGCTGCACCGCGCCATGCACCGCGGTGGCTGGGGATGGTGCGTGCACATGGTCCATCACCGGCCTGCGGCATTGAACGTCACCAACAACCTGACCACGCACCCGGTGAACGTGGTCCTGCTCAAAGCGGTGAAGCTGCTGCCGCTGGCGCTGCTGGGGTTCGGCGCCGAGGCTGTGCTGCTGGCCGCGATCTTCATGCAAATGCAGTCGTTCGCCACACACGCCAACACCCGCGGGCAGATGGGCTGGTTGAACTACGTCGTGGGCACCGCAGAGTTGCACCGCTGGCACCACAGCACGCAAGTCCGAGAAGCCTTGAATTTCGCCACCGCCGTACCCCTGTGGGACCAGGTCTTCGGCACCTTCTGGCACGTCCCGGGCCGCGAACCGGTCGAGGTGGGCGTCGAGACACCGGCGGCGTATCCCGACGCCCGCGACACCTGGGGCCTGGCCCTCTTCCCGTTCAGGTGCAGCCGCGGGCAGGCATAGCGTGCTGCTACGCGGCGCTGGGGCCCGTGGACCCCACGCCGCCGCTCAAGGCTTGGCCTTGGGCGGCGGCGCCATCGGCTTCACGTCGCCGCAGTCGGCGCCCAGCCACTTGGCGTTCATCGTCATCTGCGTGCTGCGCGGCTCGCCCTTGCGCTGGCTCGTGGTGGTGACCTTCACGGTGTAGCGCTCGGGGCTCGCGATGTTGGCCTCGCCTTCGCTCTCGCTCGGCGGCTGGGTGCACACCGAGCGCCACTTCCACTGCGTGGCGGTGCGGGTGGTGAAGTCGGTCTTGCAGCTGCCTTCATCGCTGCGCCAGCGACCTTGGTCGAGATGCTCGCGCGTCATGCACAGCTTCATGTTGTTGACGCCGCCGCTGATGTCCATGCCACGCTGCTTCATCATGGCCTCCATCTGCTTGCGCGCCTCGGGCGGCATGTTGGCC
Protein-coding regions in this window:
- the atpA gene encoding F0F1 ATP synthase subunit alpha: MQLNPAEISELIKSRIEGLAGSTDIRNQGTVVSVTDGIVRIHGLSDVMQGEMLEFTAGSDGQPTYGLALNLERDSVGAVILGEYEHISEGDTVKCTGRILEVPIGPELKGRVVNALGQPIDGKGPINAKLTAPIEKIAPGVIARKSVDQPMQTGLKSIDSMVPIGRGQRELIIGDRQTGKTAVAIDTIINQKGQNMTCIYVAIGQKASSIKNVVRALEANGAMEYTIVVAASAAESAAMQYVSAYSGCTMGEYFRDRGEDALIVYDDLSKQAVAYRQVSLLLRRPPGREAYPGDVFYLHSRLLERAARVNADYVEAFTKGEVKGKTGSLTALPIIETQAGDVSAFVPTNVISITDGQIFLETSLFNAGIRPAINAGISVSRVGSAAQTDVVKRQSGGIRTNLAQYRELAAFAQFASDLDEATRKQLDRGARVTELLKQPQYSPLPISLMSATLFAVNENFMDDIDVKKVLAFEAGLHQFLKTSHAGLLKKIEDTKKLDDESKAELKNAIGAFKKSFA
- the atpG gene encoding F0F1 ATP synthase subunit gamma, with protein sequence MAAGKEIRGKIKSVENTKKITKAMEMVAASKMRKAQDRMRHARPYAEKVRSLAANLSQATPEYKHPFMVKNDGAKTAGFIVVTTDKGLCGGLNTNVLRAVTGKLRELETAGQKSEVVAIGNKGLGFLNRIGAKVVSQVTQLGDQPHLDKLIGPVKVLLDAYAEGKLSAVYLCYTRFINTMKQEPVVQQLLPLSAESMAVDKGSHGWDYLYEPDAATVIDELLVRYTEALVYQAVAENMASEQSARMVAMKSATDNAGNVIAELKLVYNKTRQAAITKELSEIVAGAAAV
- the atpD gene encoding F0F1 ATP synthase subunit beta — protein: MASVAAEGKIVQCIGAVVDVEFPRNAMPKVYDALKLEGSALTLEVQQQLGDGVVRTIALGSSDGLRRGLTVSNTGKPIMVPVGPATLGRIMDVLGTPIDERGPVSQELTASIHRKPPAYDELSPSQDLLETGIKVIDLVCPFAKGGKVGLFGGAGVGKTVNMMELINNIAKAHSGLSVFAGVGERTREGNDFYHEMSDSKVVDQENLANSKVAMVYGQMNEPPGNRLRVALTGLTIAESFRDEGRDVLFFVDNIYRYTLAGTEVSALLGRMPSAVGYQPTLAEEMGRLQERITSTKVGSITSIQAVYVPADDLTDPSPATTFAHLDSTVVLSRDIASLGIYPAVDPLDSTSRQLDPNVVGEEHYTVARAVQGTLQRYKELRDIIAILGMDELAPEDKLAVARARKIQRFLSQPFHVAEVFTGSPGKYVPLKETIRGFKMIVNGECDSLPEQAFYMVGTIDEAIEKAKKIQ
- a CDS encoding F0F1 ATP synthase subunit epsilon gives rise to the protein MATLHVDVVSAEESIFSGEAKFVALPGELGELGIYPRHTPLITRIKPGAVRIERADNGQEEFVFVAGGILEVQPGTVTVLADTAIRGKDLDEAKATEAKKLAEEALKNAKSDLDLAKAQNELVALAAQIAALRKFRKK
- a CDS encoding Crp/Fnr family transcriptional regulator — protein: MIAADPALTRHWQSLPQRRLKAGETLLRIGEPARHVWWIAQGLVRFYFLSPDGLERNKSFHAEGAWVGSGMPPRSAPSPYAIEALEATELRELSYEALQDVIARFPAIESVHAEAMGWTFSEQVAREAELLSEDAASRYARFLRERPALAARLPLHHVASHLGITNVALSRIRRRLGLTRA
- a CDS encoding sterol desaturase family protein, translating into MAGHDNDWNHAHLLALVWTPAYAAATMTAGWGGTAILAVHLFLTLGWFAAFERWRPHRPLWRSTTADVQRDASFLGMNALADGLAGVALAAATLKLAGRGPAADLPLWAAAPLAVLVAEFGAYWLHRAMHRGGWGWCVHMVHHRPAALNVTNNLTTHPVNVVLLKAVKLLPLALLGFGAEAVLLAAIFMQMQSFATHANTRGQMGWLNYVVGTAELHRWHHSTQVREALNFATAVPLWDQVFGTFWHVPGREPVEVGVETPAAYPDARDTWGLALFPFRCSRGQA
- a CDS encoding DUF3617 domain-containing protein; translated protein: MKSKSLIRWRVLGLVAACAAVAHAQTAPPIKPGLWQVTSERTIDGQKAPDMSQQMANMPPEARKQMEAMMKQRGMDISGGVNNMKLCMTREHLDQGRWRSDEGSCKTDFTTRTATQWKWRSVCTQPPSESEGEANIASPERYTVKVTTTSQRKGEPRSTQMTMNAKWLGADCGDVKPMAPPPKAKP